The following are encoded together in the Erwinia sp. E602 genome:
- a CDS encoding TonB-dependent receptor yields MAIKNKGGARRTSHSASASQHLRSSAKKRAAVWPGIALTGVLASAMVPGALAAAAAAQQPGARAYQIPAGELASALRSVAGQAGVMIIFTPGQAEGKTTPGLHGNYSVDQAFSTLLAGSGLQAEATAGGYRLIGVSPATAPADAVMAIPELSVVAGLSDSTAAGRSTLDQQDIDRVQADNVAALLDKLPGVSMAGSPRPGGQSLNIWGMGDMEDVRVVLDGAPKGFEKYRQGSVFIEPELLKRVSVDKGPHNIQNGNGGFGGTITMETKDAGDMLRPGEDLGGLVKYSYHTNDRQGIYSGALYGRTEEGFADGLIYASRRDGGSIKRPDGTRFAYSSSDQASYLLKTNLYLTDSQTLTLSAMRSESDGWQPFAAKRDDIAAPSQANIDRYGYDEAWRRILVYRDQKDSNYTAKWNLMPESQPLVNLTIALAYSKTEQHDKRPDSASQSSYLGTLGNESWVSYTDRQLDISNESLFSSGPLEHKLLLGAQVHKHHRDTLMYYPTGAGNASYNYGYFQPYYMPAGEQETRSVYLQDAVSWGDLTITPGVRYDHVTNTGRPNSAPRYNDSAPLAGHDYSSVTYTGWSPHLGAIWKATKNVSLFADLSRTWRAPVIDEQYEVQSAASSVPGTSRNLQVERIDGVRLGAVLDFNDVLTQQDSLQIRTTLFRNRGKNEIFYRRGVLCGEASQGGSCGQPLSNYRNLPGYTIEGVEVESFYDSERAFGSLSFSSIRGKRDASPRDPWANETWIAEIPPTTAHAMLGMKVPQANLAFGMTADFVRKQDRSPADGDPMASVWALPKTSGYALYGLFASWEPNFWKGLEARVTVDNLTNHDYYPYLGESVSGVGRNFKFSVSQRF; encoded by the coding sequence ATGGCCATAAAAAACAAGGGCGGCGCGCGGCGCACGTCCCATTCAGCCAGCGCATCGCAACACCTCCGCTCATCCGCTAAAAAACGCGCGGCCGTCTGGCCTGGCATTGCCCTGACGGGCGTGCTGGCCTCGGCAATGGTGCCGGGTGCACTGGCCGCAGCGGCGGCCGCACAGCAGCCTGGCGCACGCGCTTACCAGATCCCCGCCGGTGAACTCGCGTCAGCGCTGCGCAGCGTCGCCGGCCAGGCCGGTGTGATGATCATTTTCACGCCGGGGCAGGCCGAAGGTAAAACGACCCCGGGCTTGCACGGCAACTACAGCGTTGACCAGGCGTTCAGTACCCTGCTGGCGGGCAGCGGTCTGCAGGCCGAAGCGACCGCCGGCGGTTACCGGCTGATCGGCGTTTCCCCGGCCACCGCCCCGGCAGACGCGGTGATGGCCATTCCGGAGCTGTCGGTGGTGGCCGGCCTGTCCGACAGCACCGCCGCCGGGCGTTCCACGCTCGATCAGCAGGATATCGACCGCGTGCAGGCCGACAACGTCGCCGCGCTGCTCGACAAACTGCCGGGCGTTTCGATGGCCGGTTCGCCGCGCCCGGGCGGGCAGAGCCTGAATATCTGGGGCATGGGCGATATGGAGGACGTCAGGGTGGTGCTGGACGGCGCGCCAAAGGGCTTCGAAAAGTATCGTCAGGGCTCGGTGTTTATCGAACCGGAGCTGTTAAAGCGCGTCAGCGTTGATAAGGGCCCGCACAATATTCAGAACGGCAACGGTGGTTTTGGCGGCACCATCACTATGGAAACCAAAGACGCGGGCGACATGCTGCGGCCGGGGGAAGATCTTGGTGGCCTGGTGAAGTACAGCTACCACACCAACGACCGCCAGGGCATTTACAGCGGCGCGCTGTATGGCCGCACGGAAGAGGGGTTTGCCGACGGGCTGATCTACGCCAGCAGGCGTGACGGCGGCAGCATTAAGCGCCCGGACGGCACGCGCTTTGCTTATTCCAGCAGCGATCAGGCCTCATACCTGCTCAAGACCAACCTCTACCTGACCGACTCGCAGACCTTAACCCTGTCTGCGATGCGTTCAGAATCGGACGGCTGGCAGCCGTTTGCCGCCAAGCGTGATGATATCGCCGCGCCGAGTCAGGCCAATATTGACCGCTACGGCTACGACGAAGCCTGGCGGCGAATTCTGGTCTACCGCGACCAGAAAGACAGCAACTACACGGCAAAATGGAACCTGATGCCGGAATCGCAGCCGCTGGTCAACCTGACCATTGCGCTGGCGTATTCGAAAACCGAGCAGCACGATAAGCGGCCGGACTCCGCCTCGCAGTCGAGCTATCTCGGCACCCTGGGTAACGAGAGCTGGGTCAGTTATACCGATCGTCAGCTGGATATCAGTAATGAAAGCCTGTTCAGCAGCGGCCCGCTGGAACACAAATTGCTGCTGGGCGCACAGGTGCACAAACACCACCGCGATACGCTGATGTACTACCCGACCGGAGCCGGTAACGCCAGCTACAACTACGGGTACTTCCAGCCGTACTATATGCCGGCCGGCGAACAGGAGACCCGCAGCGTTTACCTGCAGGATGCGGTGAGCTGGGGTGACCTGACCATTACCCCGGGTGTCCGCTACGACCACGTCACCAATACCGGTCGGCCGAACTCTGCACCACGCTACAACGACAGCGCGCCACTGGCAGGGCATGACTACAGCAGCGTCACCTATACCGGCTGGTCGCCGCACCTCGGCGCCATCTGGAAAGCGACGAAGAATGTCTCACTGTTTGCTGACCTCAGCCGCACCTGGCGCGCGCCGGTGATTGACGAGCAGTATGAGGTGCAGTCCGCCGCGTCCAGCGTGCCGGGTACCAGCCGTAACCTGCAGGTGGAGCGCATCGACGGCGTCCGGCTGGGGGCGGTGCTGGACTTTAACGACGTACTGACCCAACAGGACAGCCTGCAGATCCGCACCACGCTGTTCCGCAATCGCGGCAAGAACGAAATTTTCTATCGCCGTGGCGTGCTGTGTGGCGAGGCCAGCCAGGGCGGCAGCTGCGGGCAGCCGCTCTCCAACTACCGCAACCTGCCGGGTTACACGATTGAAGGGGTTGAGGTCGAGTCGTTCTACGACAGCGAGCGGGCGTTTGGCAGCCTGTCGTTCTCCTCCATTCGCGGCAAGCGCGATGCGTCACCGCGTGACCCCTGGGCTAATGAAACCTGGATCGCCGAGATCCCACCGACCACCGCCCACGCGATGCTGGGGATGAAGGTGCCGCAGGCGAATCTGGCCTTCGGCATGACCGCCGACTTTGTGCGTAAACAGGACCGCTCGCCGGCAGACGGCGATCCGATGGCGTCAGTCTGGGCGCTGCCTAAAACGTCCGGCTATGCGCTGTACGGGCTGTTTGCCTCCTGGGAGCCGAACTTCTGGAAAGGTCTGGAAGCCAGAGTCACCGTCGATAACCTGACTAATCACGACTACTACCCGTATCTCGGTGAGTCGGTCTCCGGCGTTGGGCGTAACTTCAAGTTCAGCGTCAGCCAGCGTTTCTGA
- a CDS encoding sigma-70 family RNA polymerase sigma factor — translation MASKEIATSHGFAQQLYMEHHGWLCHWLRQKVSCAHHAEDLAQDTFISILVSPQLLAIREPRPFLATVARRLVANFYRRKKIEESYLQALSELPEASVPSPEVRQQTIEMLEQLDQALDGLPAHVREAFLLAHLQGMRYGDIAERLRVSASSVKQYLQRANLHCFFALSA, via the coding sequence ATGGCGAGCAAAGAGATCGCGACCTCTCACGGTTTTGCCCAACAGCTTTATATGGAGCATCACGGCTGGCTGTGCCACTGGCTACGTCAGAAGGTCAGCTGTGCGCATCATGCTGAGGATCTGGCGCAGGACACCTTTATCAGCATTCTGGTCAGCCCGCAGCTGCTGGCGATTCGGGAACCCCGACCGTTTTTAGCCACCGTGGCGCGGCGGCTGGTGGCCAACTTCTACCGGCGTAAAAAAATCGAGGAGAGCTACCTGCAGGCGCTCAGCGAGCTGCCGGAGGCCAGCGTACCCTCGCCGGAAGTGCGCCAGCAGACGATTGAGATGCTGGAACAGCTGGACCAGGCGCTGGACGGCCTGCCTGCCCACGTGCGCGAAGCCTTCCTGCTGGCGCACCTGCAGGGGATGCGTTACGGCGATATTGCCGAGCGCCTGCGGGTATCAGCCAGCTCGGTAAAACAGTATCTGCAGCGAGCCAACCTGCACTGCTTCTTTGCGCTGTCAGCATGA
- the sseB gene encoding enhanced serine sensitivity protein SseB — MNQLNTRLEEVLTLAATEPAHRPEFFALLLEASAIVPGESISEQHGNQPAQVDLLHWEKEDGSRVIPFFTSPQAMEQAIEGEQAYLVMPVRQLFEMTLGQALFLNPKLPSGKEFSAREIAHLLGEEGNALSEKTVLEGGSALLLSEIAELPAQMVDSLTQLFAKHKSVRRAWMAHIKEAAGQPANLLIGIEADGDVEAIIQATGSVATDTLLEDEPVDICHVVEGEKGISHFFIAHITPFYERRWGSFLRDFKVKNID, encoded by the coding sequence ATTAACCAACTCAATACCCGCCTGGAAGAGGTGTTAACCCTGGCAGCCACCGAGCCGGCGCACCGCCCGGAGTTTTTTGCGCTGCTGTTAGAGGCCAGTGCGATCGTGCCGGGCGAAAGCATCAGCGAGCAGCACGGCAACCAGCCCGCGCAGGTCGACCTGCTGCACTGGGAAAAAGAGGACGGCAGCCGCGTCATCCCGTTCTTCACCTCGCCGCAGGCGATGGAGCAGGCGATCGAAGGCGAACAGGCCTACCTGGTGATGCCGGTGCGCCAGCTGTTTGAAATGACCCTCGGCCAGGCGCTGTTCCTCAACCCGAAGCTGCCGAGCGGCAAGGAGTTCTCCGCGCGTGAGATCGCCCACCTGCTCGGCGAAGAGGGCAACGCGCTGAGCGAAAAAACGGTGCTGGAGGGCGGCAGCGCGCTGCTGCTGTCCGAGATCGCCGAACTGCCGGCGCAGATGGTCGACTCGCTGACCCAGCTGTTTGCCAAACACAAGTCGGTGCGCCGCGCCTGGATGGCGCATATCAAAGAAGCCGCCGGCCAGCCGGCCAACCTGCTGATCGGCATTGAGGCCGACGGCGACGTTGAGGCGATCATCCAGGCGACCGGCAGCGTCGCGACGGATACGCTGCTGGAGGATGAACCGGTAGATATCTGCCACGTGGTGGAGGGCGAAAAGGGCATCAGCCACTTCTTTATCGCCCATATCACCCCGTTCTACGAGCGCCGCTGGGGCAGCTTCCTGCGCGACTTCAAGGTGAAGAATATCGACTAA